In Neoarius graeffei isolate fNeoGra1 chromosome 17, fNeoGra1.pri, whole genome shotgun sequence, a single window of DNA contains:
- the aldoca gene encoding fructose-bisphosphate aldolase C-A, whose protein sequence is MTHQFPTLTTEQKKELHEIALRIVAPGKGILAADESVGSMGKRLNQIGVENTEENRRLYRQVLFSADERIDNCIGGVIFFHETLYQTSDDGIPFVKMIKDKGITIGIKVDKGVVPLPGTNGETTTQGLDGLSERCAQYKKDGADFAKWRCVMKISDTAPSSLCITENANVLARYATICQQHGIVPIVEPEILPDGDHDLKRCQFVTERVLAAVYKAMFDHHVYLEGTLLKPNMVTPGHGCPTKYSADEVAMATVTALRRTVPPAVTGITFLSGGQNEEEASVHLNAINNCPLVKPWALTFSFGRALQASALKTWRGQKENQSAATEEFIKRAEINSLASQGKYSGGGDSSGATGLSHYLSSYAY, encoded by the exons ATGACCCACCAGTTTCCGACCCTCACCACAGAGCAGAAGAAGGAGCTGCATGAGATCGCTTTGCGCATCGTGGCTCCTGGGAAAGGCATTCTAGCAGCTGATGAATCAGTAG GCAGCATGGGGAAGCGTCTGAATCAGATAGGAGTGGAGAACACAGAGGAGAATCGTCGCCTGTACCGTCAAGTCCTCTTTAGCGCAGACGAGCGCATTGACAACTGCATCGGCGGAGTCATTTTTTTCCACGAAACCCTCTACCAGACTTCTGATGAtggtattccttttgttaaaatgATCAAAGACAAAGGGATCACTATTGGCATCAAG GTTGACAAAGGAGTAGTTCCCCTGCCGGGAACTAATGGAGAAACTACTACACAAG GGCTGGATGGTCTGTCTGAGAGATGCGCTCAGTACAAGAAAGATGGAGCCGATTTCGCCAAGTGGCGCTGTGTAATGAAGATCAGTGACACGGCCCCATCTTCGCTGTGCATCACAGAAAATGCTAATGTCCTTGCACGCTATGCTACTATCTGCCAGCAG cATGGGATTGTACCCATAGTGGAACCTGAGATCCTACCTGATGGAGATCATGACCTCAAGCGCTGTCAGTTTGTTACAGAGAGG GTTTTAGCAGCAGTGTACAAGGCCATGTTTGATCATCATGTGTATCTGGAAGGCACCCTGCTCAAGCCCAACATGGTGACCCCTGGACATGGCTGCCCCACCAAATACAGTGCCGATGAAGTTGCCATGGCGACTGTCACTGCTTTACGCCGCACTGTGCCTCCTGCAGTCACTG GAATAACTTTTCTCTCTGGAGGTCAGAATGAAGAGGAGGCCTCGGTCCACTTAAATGCCATCAATAACTGCCCACTGGTAAAGCCCTGGGCACTGACCTTTTCTTTTGGTCGAGCGCTGCAGGCCTCAGCACTGAAGACCTGGCGTGGTCAGAAAGAAAACCAGAGTGCTGCCACTGAGGAGTTCATCAAACGTGCTGAG ATCAACAGTCTGGCATCCCAGGGGAAGTATTCTGGTGGAGGGGACAGCAGTGGAGCTACTGGTCTTTCGCATTATCTGTCCAGCTATGCATACTGA
- the srsf1a gene encoding serine/arginine-rich splicing factor 1A isoform X1, which produces MSGVIRGPAGSNDCRIYVGNLPPDIRTKDVEDVFYKYGAIRDIDLKNRRGGPPFAFVEFEDPRDAEDAVYARDGYDYDGYRLRVEFPRSGRGMGRGGFGGGGGGGGGAPRGRYGPPSRRSEYRVIVSGLPPSGSWQDLKDHMREAGDVCYADVFRDGTGVVEFVRKEDMTYAVRKLDNTKFRSHEGETAYIRVKVDGPRSPSYGRSRSRSRSRSRSRSRSNERSRSYTPRRGRSSPQYSPRHSRSRSRS; this is translated from the exons ATGTCTGGAGTGATCCGAGGCCCTGCTGGGAGCAACGACTGCCGGATTTATGTGGGAAATCTCCCCCCGGATATCCGCACTAAAGACGTCGAGGACGTGTTTTACAAATACGGAGCGATCAGAGATATCGATCTGAAAAACCGGCGCGGTGGCCCTCCCTTCGCCTTTGTCGAGTTCGAGGACCCCAG gGATGCTGAGGATGCGGTATATGCTCGGGATGGTTATGACTATGACGGCTATCGGCTTCGAGTGGAGTTTCCCAGAAGTGGACGTGGGATGGGGAGAGGAGGCTTTGGTGGCGGCGGTGGTGGCGGCGGCGGCGCTCCCAGAGGCCGATACGGACCTCCATCCAGGAGATCTGAATACAGAGTCATTGTTTCAG GTTTACCACCAAGTGGCAGTTGGCAAGATCTGAAGGATCACATGCGTGAAGCAGGTGATGTATGTTATGCCGACGTTTTCCGAGATGGGACCGGTGTAGTGGAGTTTGTGCGCAAAGAAGACATGACCTACGCTGTTCGAAAACTGGATAACACTAAATTCCGGTCACATGAG GGGGAAACCGCGTATATCCGTGTGAAAGTGGATGGTCCACGCAGTCCGAGTTACGGGAGATCAAGGTCCCGGAGCCGCAGTCGCAGCAGAAGTCGCAGCCGCAGCAACGAGCGTAGCCGCAGCTACACGCCACGCCGTGGCCGAAGCTCCCCACAGTACTCCCCTCGGCACAGCCGCTCTCGCTCTCGCTCGTAA
- the srsf1a gene encoding serine/arginine-rich splicing factor 1A isoform X2 — MCNVLCCMWAVCYCVVACRPSAAVDYVTRFKMAAEGYVRVSAILDVANLPRKPMDAEDAVYARDGYDYDGYRLRVEFPRSGRGMGRGGFGGGGGGGGGAPRGRYGPPSRRSEYRVIVSGLPPSGSWQDLKDHMREAGDVCYADVFRDGTGVVEFVRKEDMTYAVRKLDNTKFRSHEGETAYIRVKVDGPRSPSYGRSRSRSRSRSRSRSRSNERSRSYTPRRGRSSPQYSPRHSRSRSRS, encoded by the exons ATGTGCAACGTTTTGTGCTGTATGTGGGCAGTTTGTTATTGTGTTGTAGCCTgcaggccgtcggcggctgttgatTACGTCACGCGGTTTAAGATGGCGGCggagggatacgtcagagtgtccgccatattggatgtggcaaatcttccccgtaaaccaat gGATGCTGAGGATGCGGTATATGCTCGGGATGGTTATGACTATGACGGCTATCGGCTTCGAGTGGAGTTTCCCAGAAGTGGACGTGGGATGGGGAGAGGAGGCTTTGGTGGCGGCGGTGGTGGCGGCGGCGGCGCTCCCAGAGGCCGATACGGACCTCCATCCAGGAGATCTGAATACAGAGTCATTGTTTCAG GTTTACCACCAAGTGGCAGTTGGCAAGATCTGAAGGATCACATGCGTGAAGCAGGTGATGTATGTTATGCCGACGTTTTCCGAGATGGGACCGGTGTAGTGGAGTTTGTGCGCAAAGAAGACATGACCTACGCTGTTCGAAAACTGGATAACACTAAATTCCGGTCACATGAG GGGGAAACCGCGTATATCCGTGTGAAAGTGGATGGTCCACGCAGTCCGAGTTACGGGAGATCAAGGTCCCGGAGCCGCAGTCGCAGCAGAAGTCGCAGCCGCAGCAACGAGCGTAGCCGCAGCTACACGCCACGCCGTGGCCGAAGCTCCCCACAGTACTCCCCTCGGCACAGCCGCTCTCGCTCTCGCTCGTAA